A genomic segment from Parus major isolate Abel chromosome 21, Parus_major1.1, whole genome shotgun sequence encodes:
- the PRDM2 gene encoding PR domain zinc finger protein 2 isoform X2, with amino-acid sequence MNQNTTDAPVAVETLDDVPEHVLRGLPEDVRLFPSAVDKTRLGVWATKSILKGKKFGPFVGDKKKRSQVKSNVYMWEVYYPNLGWMCVDATDPEKGNWLRYINWARSGKEQNLFPLEINRTIYYKSLKPIAAGEELLVWYNGEDDPAIAAAIEEERASARSRRHSPKARRGKKKTQESKNKGKKATDTKQKKTDLDSTSADMRDSKEGHKEEDETPSVSAVLSLEQTAVIQEMVNQDVLPKLMIPSPTNEPQAVTEDKQGEAINCASDDLDDDEEEDEEEEDEEEIEDTNMPKENAEMPLICEEKLDFIEEQKSTSEESPESSPKKKLVVKIPKAQGESNGDVQETFMFPCQHCERKFTTKQGLERHMHIHISTLSHAFKCRYCGKAFGTQINRRRHERRHEAGPKRKPFLTLTSSQHLDNVADNQVVVDDGLKDDLNVSSLVQDSVVLDSEKVSQEMSNSAFAEENKEPKELHPCKYCKKVFGTHTNMRRHQRRVHERHLIPKGVRRKGFFTEEPPLPTEPAPAVQSVYIASTEIEEEGEGDDVYLMDISSNISENLNYYIDGKIQSNSSTSNCDVIQMESNSADLYGLNCIISPVTVEISSNLKVTQTHVNEPPKEPSSSGNSESKKRRTASPPLVPKIKTEIDPEPITPTSSLNLPLSISTESLTFHKEKGVYLSSKLKQLLQTQDSKKITPSSEVPKIGPSVTASPILPPVSSRFKRRTSSPPSSPQHSPVLRDFVKSEGKTVWNDNIRSSKMPKLESHSNSPAWSLTGREDKETLSPLCFEEYKISKDWTAAPTFGNVCNQQPLDLSSGMKQRSDVKSKTQVPWESVLDLSVHKKPCSDAEIRESKENSTQPTCSGVKKKKPTTCMLQKVLLNEYNGTDAAPESALGMDSAASPSKALEPEAEPDADPALAASSSTDTQPLSSSDSPVPQASAAPAVCQLPPLLTPTNPPSPPPCPPVLTVATSPPPLLPTMPLAIPDVSASATNTSSCPSPLSNTTTQSPLPVLSPTVSPSPSPVPSVEPLISAASPGPPTLSSSSSSSSSSSFSSSSSSSSPSPPPLSVVSSVVSSADNLESSLPIIKQEEAESEQQKAREDPHTSSESGVVQETFNKSFVCNVCESPFLSIKDLTKHLSIHAEEWPFKCEFCVQLFRDKRDLSEHRFLLHGVGNIFVCSVCKKEFAFLCNLQQHQRDLHPDKECTHHEFESGTLRPQNFTDPSKANAEHMQSLPEDSLEPSKEEEDEDLNDSSEELYTTIKIMASGVKSKDPDVRMGLNQHYPSFKPPPFQYHHRNPMGIGVTATNFTTHNIPQTFTTAIRCTKCGKSVDNMPELHKHILACASASDKKRYTPKKNPVPLKQTVQPKNGMVVIAGPGKNAFRRMGQPKRLNFNVEISKMSSNKLKISALKKKNQLVQKAILQKKKSAQQKAELKNNPSETDSHICPYCNREFTYIGSLNKHASYSCPKKPISPSSKKNSSKKSAASSPANSDKGSNQRRRTADAEIKMQSTQPHLGKTRARTSGPAQLQLPSASFKSKQNVKFVPSMRSKKPNSSSSLRNSSPVRVSKMSHVDGKKTKVVSKNNSSGISSKASRKLHVRMQRNNKAVLPSKSAVASKKKADRFSVKSRERIGGPITRSLQQAANAEAAENKRDESSTKQELKDFRNLL; translated from the exons CCAATCGCGGCGGGCGAGGAGCTGTTGGTGTGGTACAATGGCGAGGACGACCCGGCGATAGCGGCCGCGATCGAGGAGGAGCGAGCGAGCGCCCGCAGCCGCCGGCACTCCCCGAAGGCCCGCAGAG gaaAGAAGAAGACTCAGGAAAGTAAAAACAAGGGAAAGAAGGCAACagatacaaaacagaaaaagactgATTTGGATTCTACTTCTGCAGATATGAGGGATTCTAAGGAGG GTCATaaagaggaagatgaaacaccttctgtttctgctgtgctgtctcTGGAACAAACAGCTGTGATTCAGGAAATGGTAAATCAAGATGTACTTCCAAAGCTGATGATCCCCAGTCCAACCAATGAACCACAAGCAGTAACTGAAGACAAACAAGGAGAAGCAATAAACTGTGCATCAGATGATTTAGAtgatgatgaagaggaggatgaagaagaggaagatgaagaggagATAGAAGATACCAATATGCctaaagaaaatgctgaaatgccTTTGATATGTGAAGAAAAGTTGGACTTCATAGAAGAACAGAAGAGTACATCAGAGGAATCTCCAGAAAGCTCTCCAAAGAAAAAACTCGTGGTGAAAATTCCAAAAGCACAGGGGGAATCCAACGGTGATGTTCAGGAAACATTCATGTTTCCCTGCCAGCATTGTGAGAGGAAGTTCACAACAAAGCAAGGACTCGAGCGCCACATGCACATCCATATATCCACCCTGAGCCACGCGTTCAAGTGTCGATACTGCGGGAAGGCCTTTGGCACTCAAATCAACAGGCGGAGGCACGAGCGACGCCACGAGGCCGGGCCGAAAAGGAAACCCTTCCTGACACTGACGTCGTCACAACACTTGGATAATGTTGCTGATAACCAAGTGGTTGTGGATGATGGTCTTAAAGATGACCTGAACGTTTCCAGTCTTGTGCAAGATTCTGTTGTCTTGGATTCTGAAAAAGTTTCCCAGGAAATGTCAAACTCTGCGTTTGCTGAGGAAAATAAGGAGCCCAAAGAATTGCATCCGTGCAAATACTGCAAAAAGGTTTTTGGTACTCACACCAACATGCGGAGGCATCAGCGTAGGGTTCACGAGCGTCATCTTATTCCCAAAGGTGTCAGAAGAAAAGGGTTCTTTACTGAAGAGCCACCTCTCCCGACAGAGCCGGCCCCGGCAGTCCAGAGTGTGTACATAGCAAGCACAGAAATAGAAGAGGAAGGTGAAGGAGATGATGTCTATCTTATGGATATATCCAGCAATATCTCtgagaatttaaattattacattGATGGGAAAATTCAGTCCAACAGCAGTACTAGCAATTGTGACGTGATTCAGATGGAATCCAACTCTGCGGACTTGTATGGATTGAATTGTATAATCAGTCCGGTCACAGTGGAAATTTCCTCAAATTTAAAGGTTACACAAACACATGTGAATGAACCTCCTAAGGAACCCTCTAGCAGTGGGAACAGTGAATCCAAAAAGAGAAGAACTGCCAGCCCTCCTCTtgtaccaaaaataaaaactgaaatagaCCCAGAACCTATAACTCCTACTAGTTCTTTAAATCTTCCTCTTAGCATTTCAACAGAAAGCTTAacttttcataaagaaaaagggGTTTATTTGTCATCAAAATTAAAGCAGCTTCTTCAGACACAGGACAGTAAGAAGATAACTCCATCAAGTGAAGTCCCTAAAATAGGACCTTCTGTTACAGCATCGCCTATTTTGCCTCCAGTATCCAGCAGATTTAAAAGAAGGACCAGCTCTCCTCCCAGTTCTCCACAGCACAGTCCAGTGCTTCGAGACTTTGTCAAATCTGAGGGGAAAACTGTGTGGAATGATAATATTCGGAGTTCAAAAATGCCAAAGTTAGAAAGCCACAGCAATTCACCTGCTTGGAGCTTGACTGGAAGGGAGGACAAAGAGACTTTGAGCCCTCTTTGCTttgaagaatataaaatatcaaaagaCTGGACAGCAGCTCCGACTTTTGGCAATGTGTGCAACCAGCAGCCACTGGATTTATCCAGTGGTATGAAACAAAGGTCTGATGTCAAAAGCAAGACTCAGGTTCCCTGGGAATCCGTTTTAGATCTAAGTGTGCATAAGAAACCTTGCAGCGATGCTGAAATTAGGGAATCCAAAGAAAATTCCACACAGCCAACGTGTAGTGGTGTTAAGAAGAAGAAACCCACCACTTGCATGTTGCAGAAGGTTCTGCTGAACGAGTACAACGGGACGGATGCGGCCCCGGAGAGCGCGCTGGGCATGGACAGCGCCGCCAGCCCCAGCAAGGCCCTGGAGCCTGAGGCAGAGCCCGACGCGGATCCCGCTCTCGCGGCGTCGTCTTCCACTGACACTCAGCCCCTCAGCTCCTCCGATTCCCCTGTGCCACAGGCGTCTGCTGCGCCTGCCGTGTGCCAGCTGCCTCCATTGTTAACGCCCACCAACCCCCCGTCCCCGCCGCCCTGCCCGCCCGTGTTAACGGTGGCCACCTCACCTCCCCCCCTGCTCCCAACGATGCCCTTGGCAATTCCAGATGTCTCTGCCAGTGCCACTAACACTTCCTCCTGTCCCTCGCCGCTCTCCAACACCACCACCCAGTCCCCACTGCCAGTTCTTTCACCTACGGtttctccttctccatcccctgtccctTCTGTTGAACCtcttatttctgctgcttcGCCTGGCCCCCCTACACTGTCTTCTTcgtcttcctcctcctcttcctcttctttctcatcctcttcttcctcatcatCTCCGTCTCCACCTCCTCTTTCTGTAGTTTCTTCTGTTGTTTCCTCTGCTGATAACCTTGAAAGTTCTCTCCCAATAATAAAACAGGAAGAAGCTGAAAGCgagcagcagaaagcaagagaagATCCTCATACTTCAAGTGAATCAGGAGTAGTGCAGGAGACGTTCAACAAGAGCTTTGTGTGCAATGTCTGCGAatcaccttttctttccattaaagACCTAACGAAGCATTTATCCATTCATGCTGAAGAATGGCCCTTCAAATGTGAATTCTGTGTACAGCTTTTTAGGGATAAAAGAGACTTGTCCGAACATCGCTTTCTGCTTCACGGAGTAGGGAATATCTTTGTTTGTTCAGTGTGTAAAAaggaatttgcttttttgtgcAATTTGCAACAGCATCAGCGGGATCTCCATCCAGACAAAGAGTGCACACATCATGAGTTTGAAAGTGGGACTTTGAGACCCCAGAATTTTACTGACCCCAGTAAGGCGAACGCAGAGCACATGCAGAGCCTTCCAGAAGATTCTTTGGAACCTtcaaaagaggaggaagatgaagatcTAAATGATTCTTCTGAAGAGCTTTATACTACTATAAAAATAATGGCTTCTGGAGTGAAATCTAAAGATCCAGATGTTCGTATGGGCCTCAATCAACACTACCCAAGCTTTAAACCACCTCCGTTCCAGTATCACCATCGTAATCCTATGGGTATTGGAGTTACTGCAACAAACTTCACAACCCACAATATCCCACAGACTTTTACTACTGCCATTCGATGCACAAAATGTGGAAAAAGTGTTGATAACATGCCTGAGTTACACAAACACATACTGGCCTGTGCATCTGCTAGTGATAAAAAGAGATACacacctaaaaaaaacccagtacCCCTCAAACAGACAGTGCAGCCTAAGAATGGCATGGTGGTTATTGCTGGGCCTGGGAAGAATGCCTTCAGACGAATGGGTCAGCCTAAAAGACTCAATTTCAATGTTGAGATTAGCAAAATGTCCTCcaataaactaaaaataagtgcattgaaaaagaaaaaccagctTGTCCAGAAAGCTAtcctgcaaaaaaagaaatctgcccAGCAGAAGGCAGAATTGAAAAATAACCCATCTGAGACGGACTCTCACATCTGCCCCTACTGTAACAGAGAGTTCACTTACATTGGGAGTTTGAACAAACACGCGTCGTACAGCTGCCCCAAAAAACCCATTTCCCCCTCCTCCAAAAAGAATTCTTCCAAAAAAAGTGCAGCTTCTTCACCTGCAAACAGTGACAAAGGCAGCAACCAGCGCAGGAGAACAGCAGATGCAGAAATCAAAATGCAGAGCACTCAGCCTCACCTGGGCAAGACGAGAGCGCGAACCTCAGgacctgcacagctccagctcccctctgcctccttcAAGTCCAAACAAAACGTTAAATTTGTACCTTCCATGCGATCTAAAAAGCCAAATTCATCTTCATCGTTGAGGAACTCTAGTCCTGTAAGAGTGTCTAAAATGTCCCATGttgatgggaaaaaaactaAGGTGGTTTCTAAGAACAATTCCTCTGGAATCTCCAGCAAAGCGTCCCGGAAATTGCACGTCAGAATGCAAAGGAATAATAAAGCAGTTTTGCCAAGTAAATCTGCTGTGGCAAGTAAGAAAAAGGCAGACAGGTTCAGTGTAAAATCTAGAGAGAGGATTGGAGGACCAATCACACggagcctgcagcaggcagcaaatgcagaggcagcagaaaacaaaagagatgaAAGCAGTACAAAGCAAGAGCTAAAAGATTTCAG
- the PRDM2 gene encoding PR domain zinc finger protein 2 isoform X1, with product MNQNTTDAPVAVETLDDVPEHVLRGLPEDVRLFPSAVDKTRLGVWATKSILKGKKFGPFVGDKKKRSQVKSNVYMWEVYYPNLGWMCVDATDPEKGNWLRYINWARSGKEQNLFPLEINRTIYYKSLKPIAAGEELLVWYNGEDDPAIAAAIEEERASARSRRHSPKARRGKKKTQESKNKGKKATDTKQKKTDLDSTSADMRDSKEGHKEEDETPSVSAVLSLEQTAVIQEMVNQDVLPKLMIPSPTNEPQAVTEDKQGEAINCASDDLDDDEEEDEEEEDEEEIEDTNMPKENAEMPLICEEKLDFIEEQKSTSEESPESSPKKKLVVKIPKAQGESNGDVQETFMFPCQHCERKFTTKQGLERHMHIHISTLSHAFKCRYCGKAFGTQINRRRHERRHEAGPKRKPFLTLTSSQHLDNVADNQVVVDDGLKDDLNVSSLVQDSVVLDSEKVSQEMSNSAFAEENKEPKELHPCKYCKKVFGTHTNMRRHQRRVHERHLIPKGVRRKGFFTEEPPLPTEPAPAVQSVYIASTEIEEEGEGDDVYLMDISSNISENLNYYIDGKIQSNSSTSNCDVIQMESNSADLYGLNCIISPVTVEISSNLKVTQTHVNEPPKEPSSSGNSESKKRRTASPPLVPKIKTEIDPEPITPTSSLNLPLSISTESLTFHKEKGVYLSSKLKQLLQTQDSKKITPSSEVPKIGPSVTASPILPPVSSRFKRRTSSPPSSPQHSPVLRDFVKSEGKTVWNDNIRSSKMPKLESHSNSPAWSLTGREDKETLSPLCFEEYKISKDWTAAPTFGNVCNQQPLDLSSGMKQRSDVKSKTQVPWESVLDLSVHKKPCSDAEIRESKENSTQPTCSGVKKKKPTTCMLQKVLLNEYNGTDAAPESALGMDSAASPSKALEPEAEPDADPALAASSSTDTQPLSSSDSPVPQASAAPAVCQLPPLLTPTNPPSPPPCPPVLTVATSPPPLLPTMPLAIPDVSASATNTSSCPSPLSNTTTQSPLPVLSPTVSPSPSPVPSVEPLISAASPGPPTLSSSSSSSSSSSFSSSSSSSSPSPPPLSVVSSVVSSADNLESSLPIIKQEEAESEQQKAREDPHTSSESGVVQETFNKSFVCNVCESPFLSIKDLTKHLSIHAEEWPFKCEFCVQLFRDKRDLSEHRFLLHGVGNIFVCSVCKKEFAFLCNLQQHQRDLHPDKECTHHEFESGTLRPQNFTDPSKANAEHMQSLPEDSLEPSKEEEDEDLNDSSEELYTTIKIMASGVKSKDPDVRMGLNQHYPSFKPPPFQYHHRNPMGIGVTATNFTTHNIPQTFTTAIRCTKCGKSVDNMPELHKHILACASASDKKRYTPKKNPVPLKQTVQPKNGMVVIAGPGKNAFRRMGQPKRLNFNVEISKMSSNKLKISALKKKNQLVQKAILQKKKSAQQKAELKNNPSETDSHICPYCNREFTYIGSLNKHASYSCPKKPISPSSKKNSSKKSAASSPANSDKGSNQRRRTADAEIKMQSTQPHLGKTRARTSGPAQLQLPSASFKSKQNVKFVPSMRSKKPNSSSSLRNSSPVRVSKMSHVDGKKTKVVSKNNSSGISSKASRKLHVRMQRNNKAVLPSKSAVASKKKADRFSVKSRERIGGPITRSLQQAANAEAAENKRDESSTKQELKDFSYRLRVASRCPSSSSHNPSTRQCKKSSSTTSHFFKE from the exons CCAATCGCGGCGGGCGAGGAGCTGTTGGTGTGGTACAATGGCGAGGACGACCCGGCGATAGCGGCCGCGATCGAGGAGGAGCGAGCGAGCGCCCGCAGCCGCCGGCACTCCCCGAAGGCCCGCAGAG gaaAGAAGAAGACTCAGGAAAGTAAAAACAAGGGAAAGAAGGCAACagatacaaaacagaaaaagactgATTTGGATTCTACTTCTGCAGATATGAGGGATTCTAAGGAGG GTCATaaagaggaagatgaaacaccttctgtttctgctgtgctgtctcTGGAACAAACAGCTGTGATTCAGGAAATGGTAAATCAAGATGTACTTCCAAAGCTGATGATCCCCAGTCCAACCAATGAACCACAAGCAGTAACTGAAGACAAACAAGGAGAAGCAATAAACTGTGCATCAGATGATTTAGAtgatgatgaagaggaggatgaagaagaggaagatgaagaggagATAGAAGATACCAATATGCctaaagaaaatgctgaaatgccTTTGATATGTGAAGAAAAGTTGGACTTCATAGAAGAACAGAAGAGTACATCAGAGGAATCTCCAGAAAGCTCTCCAAAGAAAAAACTCGTGGTGAAAATTCCAAAAGCACAGGGGGAATCCAACGGTGATGTTCAGGAAACATTCATGTTTCCCTGCCAGCATTGTGAGAGGAAGTTCACAACAAAGCAAGGACTCGAGCGCCACATGCACATCCATATATCCACCCTGAGCCACGCGTTCAAGTGTCGATACTGCGGGAAGGCCTTTGGCACTCAAATCAACAGGCGGAGGCACGAGCGACGCCACGAGGCCGGGCCGAAAAGGAAACCCTTCCTGACACTGACGTCGTCACAACACTTGGATAATGTTGCTGATAACCAAGTGGTTGTGGATGATGGTCTTAAAGATGACCTGAACGTTTCCAGTCTTGTGCAAGATTCTGTTGTCTTGGATTCTGAAAAAGTTTCCCAGGAAATGTCAAACTCTGCGTTTGCTGAGGAAAATAAGGAGCCCAAAGAATTGCATCCGTGCAAATACTGCAAAAAGGTTTTTGGTACTCACACCAACATGCGGAGGCATCAGCGTAGGGTTCACGAGCGTCATCTTATTCCCAAAGGTGTCAGAAGAAAAGGGTTCTTTACTGAAGAGCCACCTCTCCCGACAGAGCCGGCCCCGGCAGTCCAGAGTGTGTACATAGCAAGCACAGAAATAGAAGAGGAAGGTGAAGGAGATGATGTCTATCTTATGGATATATCCAGCAATATCTCtgagaatttaaattattacattGATGGGAAAATTCAGTCCAACAGCAGTACTAGCAATTGTGACGTGATTCAGATGGAATCCAACTCTGCGGACTTGTATGGATTGAATTGTATAATCAGTCCGGTCACAGTGGAAATTTCCTCAAATTTAAAGGTTACACAAACACATGTGAATGAACCTCCTAAGGAACCCTCTAGCAGTGGGAACAGTGAATCCAAAAAGAGAAGAACTGCCAGCCCTCCTCTtgtaccaaaaataaaaactgaaatagaCCCAGAACCTATAACTCCTACTAGTTCTTTAAATCTTCCTCTTAGCATTTCAACAGAAAGCTTAacttttcataaagaaaaagggGTTTATTTGTCATCAAAATTAAAGCAGCTTCTTCAGACACAGGACAGTAAGAAGATAACTCCATCAAGTGAAGTCCCTAAAATAGGACCTTCTGTTACAGCATCGCCTATTTTGCCTCCAGTATCCAGCAGATTTAAAAGAAGGACCAGCTCTCCTCCCAGTTCTCCACAGCACAGTCCAGTGCTTCGAGACTTTGTCAAATCTGAGGGGAAAACTGTGTGGAATGATAATATTCGGAGTTCAAAAATGCCAAAGTTAGAAAGCCACAGCAATTCACCTGCTTGGAGCTTGACTGGAAGGGAGGACAAAGAGACTTTGAGCCCTCTTTGCTttgaagaatataaaatatcaaaagaCTGGACAGCAGCTCCGACTTTTGGCAATGTGTGCAACCAGCAGCCACTGGATTTATCCAGTGGTATGAAACAAAGGTCTGATGTCAAAAGCAAGACTCAGGTTCCCTGGGAATCCGTTTTAGATCTAAGTGTGCATAAGAAACCTTGCAGCGATGCTGAAATTAGGGAATCCAAAGAAAATTCCACACAGCCAACGTGTAGTGGTGTTAAGAAGAAGAAACCCACCACTTGCATGTTGCAGAAGGTTCTGCTGAACGAGTACAACGGGACGGATGCGGCCCCGGAGAGCGCGCTGGGCATGGACAGCGCCGCCAGCCCCAGCAAGGCCCTGGAGCCTGAGGCAGAGCCCGACGCGGATCCCGCTCTCGCGGCGTCGTCTTCCACTGACACTCAGCCCCTCAGCTCCTCCGATTCCCCTGTGCCACAGGCGTCTGCTGCGCCTGCCGTGTGCCAGCTGCCTCCATTGTTAACGCCCACCAACCCCCCGTCCCCGCCGCCCTGCCCGCCCGTGTTAACGGTGGCCACCTCACCTCCCCCCCTGCTCCCAACGATGCCCTTGGCAATTCCAGATGTCTCTGCCAGTGCCACTAACACTTCCTCCTGTCCCTCGCCGCTCTCCAACACCACCACCCAGTCCCCACTGCCAGTTCTTTCACCTACGGtttctccttctccatcccctgtccctTCTGTTGAACCtcttatttctgctgcttcGCCTGGCCCCCCTACACTGTCTTCTTcgtcttcctcctcctcttcctcttctttctcatcctcttcttcctcatcatCTCCGTCTCCACCTCCTCTTTCTGTAGTTTCTTCTGTTGTTTCCTCTGCTGATAACCTTGAAAGTTCTCTCCCAATAATAAAACAGGAAGAAGCTGAAAGCgagcagcagaaagcaagagaagATCCTCATACTTCAAGTGAATCAGGAGTAGTGCAGGAGACGTTCAACAAGAGCTTTGTGTGCAATGTCTGCGAatcaccttttctttccattaaagACCTAACGAAGCATTTATCCATTCATGCTGAAGAATGGCCCTTCAAATGTGAATTCTGTGTACAGCTTTTTAGGGATAAAAGAGACTTGTCCGAACATCGCTTTCTGCTTCACGGAGTAGGGAATATCTTTGTTTGTTCAGTGTGTAAAAaggaatttgcttttttgtgcAATTTGCAACAGCATCAGCGGGATCTCCATCCAGACAAAGAGTGCACACATCATGAGTTTGAAAGTGGGACTTTGAGACCCCAGAATTTTACTGACCCCAGTAAGGCGAACGCAGAGCACATGCAGAGCCTTCCAGAAGATTCTTTGGAACCTtcaaaagaggaggaagatgaagatcTAAATGATTCTTCTGAAGAGCTTTATACTACTATAAAAATAATGGCTTCTGGAGTGAAATCTAAAGATCCAGATGTTCGTATGGGCCTCAATCAACACTACCCAAGCTTTAAACCACCTCCGTTCCAGTATCACCATCGTAATCCTATGGGTATTGGAGTTACTGCAACAAACTTCACAACCCACAATATCCCACAGACTTTTACTACTGCCATTCGATGCACAAAATGTGGAAAAAGTGTTGATAACATGCCTGAGTTACACAAACACATACTGGCCTGTGCATCTGCTAGTGATAAAAAGAGATACacacctaaaaaaaacccagtacCCCTCAAACAGACAGTGCAGCCTAAGAATGGCATGGTGGTTATTGCTGGGCCTGGGAAGAATGCCTTCAGACGAATGGGTCAGCCTAAAAGACTCAATTTCAATGTTGAGATTAGCAAAATGTCCTCcaataaactaaaaataagtgcattgaaaaagaaaaaccagctTGTCCAGAAAGCTAtcctgcaaaaaaagaaatctgcccAGCAGAAGGCAGAATTGAAAAATAACCCATCTGAGACGGACTCTCACATCTGCCCCTACTGTAACAGAGAGTTCACTTACATTGGGAGTTTGAACAAACACGCGTCGTACAGCTGCCCCAAAAAACCCATTTCCCCCTCCTCCAAAAAGAATTCTTCCAAAAAAAGTGCAGCTTCTTCACCTGCAAACAGTGACAAAGGCAGCAACCAGCGCAGGAGAACAGCAGATGCAGAAATCAAAATGCAGAGCACTCAGCCTCACCTGGGCAAGACGAGAGCGCGAACCTCAGgacctgcacagctccagctcccctctgcctccttcAAGTCCAAACAAAACGTTAAATTTGTACCTTCCATGCGATCTAAAAAGCCAAATTCATCTTCATCGTTGAGGAACTCTAGTCCTGTAAGAGTGTCTAAAATGTCCCATGttgatgggaaaaaaactaAGGTGGTTTCTAAGAACAATTCCTCTGGAATCTCCAGCAAAGCGTCCCGGAAATTGCACGTCAGAATGCAAAGGAATAATAAAGCAGTTTTGCCAAGTAAATCTGCTGTGGCAAGTAAGAAAAAGGCAGACAGGTTCAGTGTAAAATCTAGAGAGAGGATTGGAGGACCAATCACACggagcctgcagcaggcagcaaatgcagaggcagcagaaaacaaaagagatgaAAGCAGTACAAAGCAAGAGCTAAAAGATTTCAG